The Salarias fasciatus chromosome 12, fSalaFa1.1, whole genome shotgun sequence DNA segment GATGAAGAAACGGGAGGAGGGCTTGTCTTCTCAGgtacagagggaggaggagcgctCTCAGGTGCGAActgtccatcagcagcagcagcagcagcaggaggaggaggtgcagcaggtggagagcGACGATCATGGTGAAAATGACGAggaagacgacgacgacgatgacgTGATCATCCAGCCGAGCCCCGTGCAGACGCTGAGCCACCGTCCCCGGCAGGGCGTGGCGGAGAGCGACATCACCATCATAAAGGTGGAGTCTGTGACCGAGGCGGCAGAAAACTCCATCAGCGGCCACTTttcctccagcccccctgctGCCCTGCACTCCCCCGAGCCCCAGCACTCCCTCATCAACTCCACGGTGGACAGCCGCGGCAGCGAGATGGCGGTTCCCCCCGGCCTGGCCGGCTACCCGCTCagcccgccctcctcctcctccattccCGCCGAGAAGCACCTGGGACACCAGCGGAGCTACGACAAGCCCCTGCAGTGGTACCACCAGTGTCCCAAGTGCGCCCGAGTCTTCCGCCAGCTGGAGAACTACGCCAACCACCTCAAGATGCACAAGCTGTTCATGTGCCTGATCTGCGGGAAGACCTTCACTCAGAAGGGCAACCTGCACCGGCACATGCGGGTCCACGCCGGCATCAAGCCCTTCCAGTGCAAGATCTGCGGAAAGACTTTCACCCAGAAGTGCTCGCTGCTGGACCACCTGAACCTGCACAGCGGCGACAAGCCGCACCGCTGCAACTACTGCGACATGGTGTTCGCTCACAAGCCCGTCCTCCGGAAGCACCTCAAGCAGATCCACGGCAAGAACAGCTTCGACAACGCGAACGAGCGCAGCCTGCACGAAGGGCCGCTCGACTTTGACTTTGGGCAGATATCGAACCTCTGAACCTCGCCGTGTGGCACCGGTGGCTGTTTCAGCCTCAGCCTCGCCCTGCCAGGTTTGACTGAAGGCTCTGAACGGTTTCCTGGAGGTTGATTCACTACAGCAGACCGCTGGTCTGCGCCTCACTGTAGCTTCATTACTgtggactgtttgttttttgtacgATGCAGTGTAGATGCCTTCATATCATACTTGAAAATGTAACACTGATACACATATTGACTCAACATCATGTAGTAACTTTGTGTCTGTGCCCGAACTGAAAAAGCATTTCAACATGAACCCCATTCATGTGTACATTGTCCATACAGTCTGCTGTAGCCTTTTTCTTACCAGTGTGAATTTAACAAGGACTTGACTCGTGAGAGAAACTTGAAAGCGTACCGAGGGCAAGCTGTGACATTTCGTCTGGGCAACAAAAAGGGATGCCAAAGCGTCTGAGGCGGATTTTCTATAGACTTTATATCTGAGGTACTGTTGAACCAAAGTGACATTGTATCTGTCCTGTGTTCATTGAAGTCAGTGTGTCTGTTTAGAAACTAATAAATAATGTAACCACTGTTGGCTTCATGTTCTTCTCACTCATGTGCAGAACTTTTCCTA contains these protein-coding regions:
- the zbtb26 gene encoding zinc finger and BTB domain-containing protein 26, whose amino-acid sequence is MAQNQVILQFRFATFGDSMLQKMNLLRHQKRFCDVVVRINQLEVPGHKVVFAAGSSFLRDQFILQQDSREVQISMIQEAEVGRQLLLSCYTGLLEFPELELVHYLTVASFLQMGHIVEQCTQALSKFIKPQSSRQLKVDVDMRMKKREEGLSSQVQREEERSQVRTVHQQQQQQQEEEVQQVESDDHGENDEEDDDDDDVIIQPSPVQTLSHRPRQGVAESDITIIKVESVTEAAENSISGHFSSSPPAALHSPEPQHSLINSTVDSRGSEMAVPPGLAGYPLSPPSSSSIPAEKHLGHQRSYDKPLQWYHQCPKCARVFRQLENYANHLKMHKLFMCLICGKTFTQKGNLHRHMRVHAGIKPFQCKICGKTFTQKCSLLDHLNLHSGDKPHRCNYCDMVFAHKPVLRKHLKQIHGKNSFDNANERSLHEGPLDFDFGQISNL